Proteins encoded by one window of Acinonyx jubatus isolate Ajub_Pintada_27869175 chromosome X, VMU_Ajub_asm_v1.0, whole genome shotgun sequence:
- the LOC113597561 gene encoding translation initiation factor IF-2-like — MEIPYAYDGSTTVLSRASRNSAWHLLARAQKQSGGSELEPCGARTKEFCFVAALFRATPPTEPALCSLTPGAGPVPRDRPRPQDGGAHVSLRTAAGPTTLSHPEKLKAAESAASGDGGCAADGEGDGASASEAAGPGPLRPSAGPSPPPGLSCDSSGKRSPAPVPTSCPRRTPSVSLAATRAILAIGRGGPRSSSCACAALRPRAAGRRERKCSADPRAARGRAACCPPTWLAGSGSQVPGGGAGTGRRAGSGRISETTAHLLRAPAQPPLGFLVYRRASRGLRR, encoded by the exons ATGGAGATCCCATACGCCTATGACGGCTCCACGACGGTTTTGTCACGTGCTTCTcgcaacagtgcctggcacctgctgGCTCGGGCACAGAAGCAATCGGGTGGATCTGAGCTGGAACCTTGCGGTGCCCGGACCAAAGAGTTCTGCTTCGTGGCAG CGCTCTTCCGGGCCACTCCCCCGACGGAGCCCGCCCTCTGCTCTCTGACCCCTGGGGCAGGCCCGGTTCCCAGGGACAGGCCCCGCCCCCAAGATGGCGGCGCCCATGTGTCGCTGAGAACGGCAGCAGGCCCCACTACCCTTTCTCATCCCGAGAAGCTGAAGGCAGCGGAGAGCGCGGCTTCGGGGGATGGAGGGTGCGCGGCAGACGGCGAGGGAGACGGCGCCTCGGCCTCGGAGGCGGCGGGACCGGGGCCTCTGCGACCGTCCGCCGGCCCCTCGCCGCCCCCCGGCCTCTCGTGCGACTCGTCCGGAAAACGGTCGCCCGCTCCGGTCCCTACATCATGCCCCAGACGAACCCCGTCGGTATCACTGGCCGCGACTCGCGCCATCTTGGCCATTGGCCGTGGAGGCCCCCGAAGCAGCTCCTGCGCGTGCGCCGCGCTCCGACCTCGGGCTGCGGGGCGCCGGGAGCGGAAGTGCTCCGCTGACCCGAGGGCGGCGCGAGGTCGCGCAGCTTGTTGTCCTCCGACCTGGCTGGCGGGTTCTGGTAGCCAAGTACCGGGAGGCGGAGCAGGCACGGGCcggagggcag GGTCAGGGCGCATCAGTGAGACCACTGCTCACCTCCTGCGGGCTCCGGCTCAGCCGCCCCTGGGCTTCCTAGTCTACAGAAGAGCCAGTCGAGGCCTCAGAAGGTGA